The Humulus lupulus chromosome 4, drHumLupu1.1, whole genome shotgun sequence genome has a window encoding:
- the LOC133832467 gene encoding uncharacterized protein LOC133832467, with protein MNLYYHDLETIERHIFVKGFYSKYVTWEYHGEDITEVNEDREDLETNSEEDEISCDSDDKDDDDMIPALEDLANQYHHNSDFVNLGDSNEHNDERNTLPDLFAEAEKELYFGCTTFSILTFIVNLMHIKVMCGWSNKSFDLLLDLLSKAFPKDNKIPRSYYDAKKMLRDLGLGYETIHVCEYDCALFWKENKNAERCPICGHERYKFQGTKGKKIPHKKMQYFPITPRLQRLFMSRHTSSDMRWHKEERVDTEGVLRHPADAEVWKDFDRQYPDFAKESRNVRLGFATDGFNPFGDLSNSYSMWPVLLMPYNMPPWRCMKREFLMMALLIPGRRAPGKDIDVYLQPLIDELKELWENGVRTFDIIDKEYFTMRATILWTIHDFPAYGTVSGYSTQGYKACPVCEDDTSSFRIRGKICFMGHRRYLCPNHQWRNDMEYDGTIERRSPPRILTGDEILDKLKGVWKCRAGKNDKIIKDDKQQMKDACYENNTNWRRKSIFWELEYWPKLKLRHNLDVMHIEKNICDSVVGTIFSIDGKSKDTEKARLDLQDLNIRKQLHMKKKGNKWFKPVACYTLSAKERQEFCTFIKSVKFPDAYAANISRNVNTKDGKLFGLKSHDCHILLQRLLPIGLRPYLKKKVMDAIAELSLFFKKLCARTLYVKDLDELEKGVVLTLCKLESIFPPAFFDVMIHLMVHLPLEAKLGGPVQMRWMYSIER; from the coding sequence ATGAACTTATATTACCATGACTTGGAGACAATTGAGCGTCATATATTCGTAAAGGGATTTTATAGTAAATATGTTACGTGGGAGTATCATGGGGAAGATATCACAGAAGTAAACGAAGACCGAGAGGACCTAGAAACAAATAGTGAAGAAGACGAAATATCATGTGATAGTGATGATAAAGACGATGACGATATGATACCAGCATTAGAAGATTTAGCTAATCAATATCATCATAATAGTGATTTTGTGAACCTTGGAGATTCAAATGAGCACAATGATGAAAGGAATACATTGCCTGACTTATTTGCAGAAGCAGAAAAAGAGTTATACTTTGGATGTACAACGTTCTCAATCTTAACATTTATTGTTAATCTAATGCACATTAAAGTGATGTGTGGTTGGAGTAACAAATCTTTTGATTTGTTGCTCGACTTACTTTCGAAAGCATTTCCCAAAGACAATAAAATTCCACGATCTTATTATGATGCTAAGAAAATGTTGCGTGATCTTGGTTTAGGGTATGAAACTATTCATGTATGTGAGTATGATTGTGCTTTATTTTGGAAAGAGAATAAAAATGCTGAAAGATGTCCTATATGTGGTCATGAACGATACAAATTCCAAGGAACTAAAGGCAAGAAGATCCCACACAAAAAGATGCAATATTTTCCTATAACTCCACGACTACAGAGACTTTTTATGTCACGCCATACATCATCTGATATGAGGTGGCATAAGGAAGAACGTGTTGATACAGAAGGTGTACTTAGACACCCGGCAGATGCagaggtttggaaggattttgatAGACAATATCCAGATTTTGCAAAAGAATCTAGAAATGTAAGGCTTGGATTTGCAACAGATGGGTTCAATCCATTCGGTGATTTATCAAACTCGTACAGTATGTGGCCAGTGTTACTAATGCCATATAACATGCCGCCATGGAGATGCATGAAACGAGAATTCTTAATGATGGCATTATTGATTCCGGGACGTCGTGCTCCAGGAAAAGACATAGATGTCTATTTACAACCTCTGATCGATGAGCTGAAAGAACTATGGGAAAATGGTGTACGTACTTTTGATATTATTGATAAAGAATATTTTACAATGCGTGCAACAATATTGTGGACGATccatgattttccagcatatggtactGTATCTGGGTATAGCACTCAAGGTTATAAAGCTTGTCCTGTTTGTGAAGATGACACATCTTCATTTCGAATAAGAGGAAAAATATGTTTCATGGGTCATCGTCGATATTTGTGTCCGAACCACCAATGGCGCAATGATATGGAGTATGATGGTACAATCGAACGACGTTCACCTCCAAGAATTTTAACAGGAGATGAAATCTTAGATAAGTTAAAAGGTGTATGGAAATGTAGGGCAGGTAAAAATGATAAGATCATTAAGGACGATAAGCAACAAATGAAGGATGCATGTTATGAAAATAACACGAACTGGAGACGAAAAAGTATTTTTTGGGAGTTAGAATATTGGCCTAAATTAAAACTAAGACATAATTTGGATGTGATGCATATTGAGAAAAATATATGTGATAGTGTAGTTGGTACAATATTTAGTATTGATGGGAAGTCTAAAGATACTGAAAAGGCAAGACTTGATTTACAAGATTTAAATATTCGTAAGCAGCTACACATGAAAAAGAAGGGGAACAAATGGTTCAAGCCAGTAGCATGCTATACATTATCAGCAAAGGAACGACAAGAATTTTGTACGTTCATAAAGTCCGTAAAATTTCCTGATgcatatgctgcaaatatttcTCGGAATGTTAACACGAAAGATGGAAAGTTATTTGGGTTGAAAAGTCATGATTGTCATATTTTATTACAGAGGTTGTTACCTATTGGTTTAAGgccatatttgaaaaagaaagtaATGGATGCTATTGCTGAGCTGTCGTTATTCTTCAAAAAGCTATGTGCGAGGACATTATATGTGAAAGACTTAGACGAATTGGAAAAGGGCGTTGTACTCACGCTGTGTAAATTAGAAAGTATCTTTCCTCCAGCCTTCTTTGATGTGATGATTCATCTTATGGTTCACTTGCCATTAGAAGCTAAGTTAGGTGGTCCAGTACAAATGCGATGGATGTATTCAATTGAAAGGTAA
- the LOC133830706 gene encoding uncharacterized protein LOC133830706, which produces MLMRATKGQSYRGTEHSKTSKVYEKKIESYDSYHLTNCSKIYSNIYKILLGYYNCKRTRTWTLCIEDLVTGERRDLVAKERCEGSLGQLGNDCSWNYKKQ; this is translated from the exons ATGCTCATGAGAGCCACGAAAGGGCAAAGCTACAGAGGGACTGAGCATTCGAAGACCAGCAAAGTGTATGAGAAAAAA ATTGAATCTTACGATTCTTATCATCTCACGAATTGCTCCAAGATCTATTCAAACATCTACAAAATTTTACTCGGCTACTACAATTGTAAAAGAACAAGAACCTGGACACTTTGTATAGAG GATTTAGTGACTGGAGAAAGAAGGGATTTAGTGGCTAAAGAAAGGTGTGAGGGGAGCCTTGGACAATTAGG GAATGATTGTTCTTGGAACTacaaaaaacaataa